A window of Tissierellales bacterium contains these coding sequences:
- a CDS encoding response regulator transcription factor produces the protein MKKNILVVEDESRMREFIGLYLRKEGYNVVEAENGEVALEKFREFEIDLVVLDIMMPKLGGFEVCKSIREDSNIPIIILTAIEAENDHIKGYELGADDYVTKPFKIKILLAKIKRFVEKSSNETNKKIFEYKSLKVDLDGREVFVNDESMKLAPKEFELLAYLIMNHGIALSRDQILENVWGYDFEGESRVVDNHIKKLRSKLGLYSKLIQTMISIGYKFEVDE, from the coding sequence ATGAAAAAAAATATATTGGTAGTAGAAGATGAGAGCAGAATGAGAGAATTTATAGGATTGTATTTGAGAAAAGAGGGATACAATGTTGTAGAAGCAGAGAATGGAGAAGTAGCGCTAGAAAAATTTAGAGAATTCGAAATTGACTTAGTAGTATTAGACATAATGATGCCCAAATTAGGAGGGTTTGAAGTATGCAAAAGTATACGTGAGGATTCAAATATTCCTATAATAATACTTACAGCCATAGAAGCAGAGAATGATCATATAAAGGGATATGAATTGGGCGCAGATGACTATGTTACCAAACCTTTCAAGATAAAAATTTTACTTGCAAAGATAAAGCGATTTGTGGAAAAGTCATCAAATGAAACTAATAAAAAAATATTTGAATATAAATCGTTAAAAGTAGATTTAGATGGAAGAGAAGTTTTCGTAAATGATGAGAGTATGAAATTAGCACCTAAAGAGTTTGAGTTACTCGCATATTTGATAATGAACCATGGGATAGCTCTTTCTAGAGATCAGATATTAGAAAATGTATGGGGATATGATTTTGAGGGAGAGAGCCGAGTTGTAGACAATCATATAAAAAAACTCAGGAGCAAACTTGGACTGTATTCAAAACTTATTCAGACCATGATATCTATTGGTTATAAATTTGAGGTGGATGAATGA